A window from Pseudobutyrivibrio ruminis HUN009 encodes these proteins:
- a CDS encoding TatD family hydrolase: MIFETHAHYDDEKFDEDRVELLSHLLRENNIGNIVNVGATFRGCKDSIKLAEEYDNVYAAIGIHPEEIDEINEDVINWIRENSSNPKVVAIGEIGLDYYWVKEPEQRAKQRLWFDRQMDLALELNLPVIIHSRDAAEDTLNTIIRYNTQGLKGIVHCYSYSKEIAMEYVKMGWYIGVGGVVTFKNGRKLVETVEAIPIENIVLETDCPYMAPVPHRGERNSSIYLSHVAEKVAEIKGLTVKEVEDTTYENALRVYTKSKRK; the protein is encoded by the coding sequence ATGATTTTTGAGACACATGCTCATTATGATGATGAGAAGTTCGACGAGGATAGAGTCGAACTTCTTTCTCATTTATTGAGGGAAAACAATATCGGTAATATTGTAAATGTAGGTGCAACCTTTAGAGGTTGTAAGGACAGTATAAAACTGGCTGAGGAGTATGATAATGTATACGCAGCTATAGGAATACATCCAGAGGAAATAGATGAAATAAACGAAGATGTCATCAATTGGATCAGGGAAAATTCATCAAATCCAAAGGTTGTTGCAATAGGTGAAATCGGCCTTGATTATTACTGGGTGAAGGAGCCAGAGCAAAGAGCAAAACAGCGTCTTTGGTTCGATAGACAAATGGATTTGGCTTTAGAGTTAAATTTACCAGTAATTATTCACTCTAGAGATGCGGCAGAAGACACTTTAAACACAATTATTAGGTATAATACACAAGGACTAAAAGGTATTGTTCATTGTTATTCATATTCCAAGGAAATAGCCATGGAATATGTGAAAATGGGATGGTATATTGGTGTTGGAGGAGTAGTCACTTTCAAAAACGGAAGAAAGCTTGTAGAGACAGTGGAGGCTATTCCAATCGAAAACATAGTTCTTGAGACAGATTGTCCTTACATGGCACCAGTTCCACATAGAGGTGAGCGTAACAGTTCAATCTATCTTAGCCATGTGGCAGAAAAGGTTGCAGAGATAAAGGGACTTACTGTAAAAGAAGTAGAAGATACTACCTATGAAAACGCCCTTAGGGTGTATACTAAAAGTAAAAGGAAATAA